One Paracidovorax avenae ATCC 19860 genomic region harbors:
- a CDS encoding methyl-accepting chemotaxis protein, whose amino-acid sequence MQAVTFLRSLSISRRLFLGFGCMLALLAAVAALGHFSMSAMTRQMQQITGPGAAKARLANGMLQTVSATGIHARSAAMLGDIDPRNAEDQARKAADTLQRYAKQEAELAALLESGGATPEERQLMADIQAQSRKTRPEIEGAVKLVTDGDTVSATLGLMTRVAPPEAVWRDKLAQLVELQNTLNADAAADAQQTQTRSRLTGGALVAIAIALGLFIAWRTTATITQPIGRAVVVAERIARGDLTSRVEVRIHDETGRLLDAIAAMQEQLRALVGHIGTTADSILLASSEVASGNLDLSHRTEQTSSNLQEAASALEDLTQTVHQGADAARQANQMTASAAQVATRSGEVVSQVVRTMDVISASSRKISDIIGVIDGIAFQTNILALNAAVEAARAGEQGRGFAVVAGEVRALAGRSAEAAREIKALILASSGQVQEGSSLVAQAGSTIGELVQSVQKVSSIMGEITTSAHEQSDRIGQVSQSVSALENMTQQNAALVEESSAAAGSLREQAGRLTEMVGAFRLQRTPGEAGTVPALPG is encoded by the coding sequence ATGCAGGCCGTCACATTCCTTCGCTCCCTCTCGATTTCGCGCCGGCTGTTCCTCGGCTTCGGATGCATGCTGGCCCTGCTGGCGGCCGTGGCGGCCCTGGGCCATTTCTCCATGTCGGCCATGACCCGGCAGATGCAGCAGATCACCGGCCCGGGCGCGGCCAAGGCGCGGCTGGCCAACGGCATGCTGCAGACCGTGAGCGCCACGGGCATCCATGCACGCTCGGCCGCCATGCTGGGCGACATCGATCCCCGCAACGCCGAGGACCAGGCCCGCAAGGCGGCCGACACCCTGCAGCGCTACGCCAAACAGGAGGCCGAACTCGCTGCGCTGCTGGAATCCGGCGGTGCCACACCCGAGGAGCGCCAGCTCATGGCGGACATCCAGGCGCAGTCCCGCAAGACCCGCCCCGAGATCGAAGGCGCAGTCAAGCTGGTCACCGACGGCGACACGGTCAGCGCCACGCTCGGCCTGATGACCCGGGTGGCGCCGCCCGAGGCCGTATGGCGCGACAAGCTGGCGCAGCTCGTGGAACTGCAGAACACCCTGAACGCCGACGCCGCCGCGGACGCGCAGCAGACCCAGACCCGCTCGCGCCTGACCGGCGGCGCGCTGGTGGCCATCGCCATCGCCCTGGGCCTGTTCATCGCCTGGCGCACCACTGCCACCATCACCCAGCCCATCGGGCGCGCCGTGGTGGTGGCCGAACGCATCGCGCGCGGGGACCTCACCTCCCGCGTGGAAGTCCGCATCCACGACGAGACCGGCCGCCTGCTGGACGCGATCGCGGCGATGCAGGAGCAACTGCGCGCCCTGGTGGGGCACATCGGCACCACCGCCGACTCCATCCTCCTGGCCAGTTCCGAAGTCGCCTCCGGCAACCTGGACCTGAGCCACCGCACGGAGCAGACCTCCAGCAACCTGCAGGAGGCCGCCTCCGCCCTCGAAGACCTGACCCAGACCGTCCACCAGGGCGCCGACGCCGCCCGGCAGGCCAACCAGATGACGGCCTCGGCCGCCCAGGTCGCCACGCGCAGCGGCGAAGTGGTCTCCCAGGTGGTGCGCACCATGGACGTGATCAGCGCCAGCTCCCGCAAGATCTCGGACATCATCGGGGTAATCGACGGCATCGCCTTCCAGACCAACATCCTCGCGCTCAACGCCGCGGTGGAGGCCGCCCGCGCAGGCGAACAGGGGCGTGGGTTCGCCGTGGTGGCGGGCGAGGTGCGTGCCCTGGCGGGGCGCAGCGCCGAGGCTGCCCGCGAGATCAAGGCGCTGATCCTCGCCAGCTCCGGGCAGGTGCAGGAAGGCTCCAGCCTGGTCGCCCAGGCCGGCTCCACCATCGGGGAACTCGTGCAATCCGTGCAGAAGGTGTCGTCCATCATGGGAGAGATCACCACCTCGGCCCACGAGCAGAGCGACCGCATCGGCCAGGTGAGCCAGTCCGTGAGCGCCCTGGAGAACATGACCCAGCAGAACGCCGCGCTGGTGGAAGAGAGCAGCGCGGCGGCGGGCAGCCTGCGCGAGCAGGCAGGCCGCCTGACCGAGATGGTGGGCGCCTTCCGCCTGCAGCGCACCCCCGGCGAAGCGGGCACGGTGCCCGCGCTTCCGGGCTGA
- a CDS encoding Crp/Fnr family transcriptional regulator, which translates to MSEELSLHQRRRRPTPAELQGIPWLAALAPAERDRAMDALVVGDAQVGDFVCRRGRPVTYWFGVVEGLLKMSTDNAQGQTMTFAGVPPGGWFGEGTAVKREPYRYDIQALRRSVVAGLPIDTFHWLLDHSLGFNRFVMQQLNERLGQFIAAREIERLGSPDARVARGLAALFNPLLYPGVGHVLRITQQELGYLVGLSRQRVNEALAALQAQGAIRVEYGGLRVLDLQALRESVFAAAAGDGVPPAGTPPAKPVPRRTPRHHPVRGAARA; encoded by the coding sequence ATGTCCGAAGAACTCTCGCTCCACCAGCGCCGCCGGCGGCCCACGCCGGCCGAGCTGCAGGGAATCCCCTGGCTCGCCGCCCTCGCACCCGCTGAACGCGACCGGGCGATGGATGCGCTGGTGGTGGGCGATGCGCAGGTTGGCGACTTCGTGTGCCGGCGCGGCCGGCCCGTCACCTACTGGTTCGGCGTGGTGGAGGGCCTGCTCAAGATGAGCACCGACAACGCCCAGGGGCAGACCATGACGTTCGCGGGCGTGCCGCCCGGCGGCTGGTTCGGCGAAGGCACGGCCGTGAAGCGCGAGCCCTACCGCTACGACATCCAGGCGCTGCGCCGCAGCGTGGTGGCCGGGCTGCCGATCGACACCTTCCACTGGCTGCTGGACCACTCCCTGGGCTTCAACCGCTTCGTGATGCAGCAGCTCAACGAGCGGCTGGGCCAGTTCATCGCCGCGCGGGAGATCGAGCGCCTGGGCAGCCCGGACGCGCGCGTGGCACGGGGGCTGGCGGCGCTCTTCAATCCGCTGCTCTATCCCGGCGTGGGCCACGTGCTGCGCATCACGCAGCAGGAACTGGGCTACCTGGTGGGCCTGTCGCGCCAGCGCGTGAACGAGGCACTGGCCGCGTTACAGGCGCAGGGGGCCATCCGCGTCGAATATGGCGGCCTGCGGGTGCTGGACCTCCAGGCCCTGCGCGAGAGCGTGTTCGCGGCGGCGGCAGGAGACGGCGTGCCACCCGCAGGCACGCCGCCAGCGAAGCCCGTCCCCCGCCGGACGCCGCGCCACCACCCGGTCCGCGGAGCGGCGCGGGCTTGA
- a CDS encoding RHS repeat-associated core domain-containing protein yields MHYNRFRYYDPRASQYVTQDPVGLNGGLNYYAYATGNPIKYVDPTGQFAMLLPLIPAITGTDLLIGAGLGGALIGLDKIFNRPGKTPNTGEPGSCHVNPGSGQERKYGSDGKPEYDIDWDHDHGQGSPHGHNWDGDKRDNGWPISSWPHGRTSGQNP; encoded by the coding sequence CTGCATTACAACCGCTTCCGATACTACGACCCCAGGGCTAGTCAGTATGTAACGCAGGACCCGGTTGGATTGAACGGTGGTTTGAACTATTATGCATATGCAACTGGCAATCCGATTAAGTACGTTGACCCGACTGGGCAGTTCGCGATGCTGCTGCCGCTCATCCCAGCCATCACCGGCACCGACCTGCTAATTGGCGCGGGGCTTGGTGGGGCGCTTATAGGACTGGACAAGATATTTAACAGGCCAGGGAAGACGCCCAATACCGGAGAGCCAGGCTCTTGTCATGTGAACCCTGGTAGCGGCCAAGAGCGAAAATACGGAAGTGATGGCAAGCCAGAGTACGATATCGATTGGGATCATGACCATGGACAAGGCAGCCCTCATGGGCATAACTGGGATGGGGACAAACGTGACAATGGTTGGCCTATATCGTCATGGCCTCATGGCAGAACTTCGGGGCAAAATCCATGA
- the htpG gene encoding molecular chaperone HtpG translates to MSKHTHSFQAEVAQLLHLVTHSLYSNQEIFLRELISNASDACDKLRFEALNNAALYEDAPNLEVRVSFDKAARTLTITDNGIGMSEQEAIDHLGTIAKSGTKDFMSRLSGDQKQDAQLIGQFGVGFYSGFIVADKITVESRRAGLKPEEGVRWTSGGTGDFEVETITRAERGTSIILHLREEAEEFLNAWKLKQVIGKYSDHISLPILMEKEEWKESEKEGEPGQMVKTGEWEAVNKASALWTRPKKDITDEQYQEFYKAISHDHENPLTWSHNRVEGNTEYTQLLYIPAKAPFDLWNRDKKAGVKLYVKRVFIMDDAEALMPTYLRFVKGVIDSADLPLNVSRELLQESRDVRAIREGSTKRVLSMLEDLAKHDRHTAGEGADGVTDVVSEEDKAKEGKYTQFYAEFGSVLKEGLGEDFGNRERIAKLLRFASTTTDTTTVSLADYKARMKEGQEAIYYITADTLAAAKNSPQLEVFKKKGIEVLLMADRVDEWALNYLHDFDGTPLQSVAKGAVDLGTLQDEAEKKAAEEAAEAFKPVLAKLKEALKDRAEDVRVTTRLVDSPACLVVQEHGMSTQLARLMKQAGQSLPDAKPVLEVNPEHALVKKLDGSVHFHDLAHILFDQALLAEGGLPEDPAAYVKRVNALLV, encoded by the coding sequence ATGAGCAAGCACACCCATTCCTTCCAGGCCGAAGTCGCGCAGCTGCTGCACCTGGTCACCCACTCGCTGTATTCCAACCAGGAAATCTTCCTGCGCGAGCTGATCTCGAATGCGTCCGACGCCTGCGACAAGCTGCGCTTCGAGGCCCTGAACAACGCCGCGCTGTACGAGGATGCGCCCAACCTCGAAGTGCGCGTGTCCTTCGACAAGGCCGCCAGGACCCTCACGATCACCGACAACGGCATCGGCATGAGCGAGCAGGAGGCCATCGACCACCTGGGCACGATCGCCAAGAGCGGCACCAAGGACTTCATGAGCCGCCTCTCGGGCGACCAGAAGCAGGACGCCCAGCTCATCGGGCAGTTCGGCGTGGGCTTCTACTCGGGCTTCATCGTCGCCGACAAGATCACCGTGGAATCGCGCCGCGCGGGCCTGAAGCCCGAAGAGGGCGTGCGCTGGACCAGCGGCGGCACGGGCGATTTCGAGGTGGAGACCATCACGCGCGCCGAGCGCGGCACCAGCATCATCCTGCACTTGCGCGAGGAGGCCGAGGAGTTCCTGAACGCCTGGAAGCTCAAGCAGGTCATCGGCAAGTACTCCGACCACATCAGCCTGCCCATCCTCATGGAGAAGGAGGAGTGGAAGGAGAGCGAGAAGGAAGGCGAGCCCGGCCAGATGGTGAAGACCGGCGAGTGGGAGGCCGTGAACAAGGCCAGCGCCCTGTGGACGCGCCCCAAGAAGGACATCACCGACGAGCAGTACCAGGAGTTCTACAAGGCCATCAGCCACGACCACGAGAACCCGCTCACCTGGAGCCACAACCGCGTGGAGGGCAACACCGAATACACGCAGCTGCTCTACATCCCCGCGAAGGCGCCGTTCGACCTGTGGAACCGCGACAAGAAGGCCGGCGTGAAGCTCTACGTGAAGCGCGTGTTCATCATGGATGATGCCGAAGCGCTCATGCCCACATACCTGCGCTTCGTGAAGGGCGTGATCGACTCGGCCGACCTGCCGCTCAACGTCAGCCGCGAGCTGCTGCAGGAAAGCCGCGACGTGCGCGCCATCCGCGAGGGCTCCACCAAGCGCGTGCTCTCCATGCTCGAAGACCTGGCCAAGCACGACCGCCACACCGCCGGTGAAGGCGCCGACGGCGTGACCGACGTGGTGAGCGAGGAGGACAAGGCCAAGGAAGGCAAGTACACGCAGTTCTACGCCGAATTCGGCTCGGTGCTCAAGGAAGGCCTGGGCGAGGACTTCGGCAACCGCGAGCGCATCGCGAAGCTGCTGCGCTTCGCCTCCACCACCACGGACACCACCACCGTCTCGCTGGCCGACTACAAGGCCCGCATGAAGGAAGGCCAGGAGGCGATCTACTACATCACCGCCGACACCCTGGCCGCCGCCAAGAACAGCCCGCAACTCGAGGTCTTCAAGAAGAAGGGCATCGAGGTGCTGCTGATGGCCGACCGCGTGGACGAGTGGGCGCTCAACTACCTGCACGACTTCGACGGCACGCCCCTGCAGTCCGTGGCCAAGGGTGCGGTGGATCTGGGTACGCTGCAGGACGAGGCCGAGAAGAAGGCCGCCGAAGAGGCTGCCGAGGCCTTCAAGCCCGTGCTGGCGAAGCTCAAGGAAGCCCTGAAGGACCGGGCCGAGGACGTGCGCGTGACCACGCGCCTCGTCGATTCGCCCGCCTGCCTCGTGGTGCAGGAGCACGGCATGAGCACCCAGCTCGCACGCCTGATGAAGCAGGCCGGCCAGTCGCTGCCCGACGCCAAGCCCGTGCTGGAAGTGAACCCCGAGCATGCGCTGGTGAAGAAGCTGGACGGCAGCGTGCACTTCCACGATCTGGCGCACATCCTCTTCGACCAGGCCCTGCTGGCCGAAGGCGGGTTGCCGGAAGACCCGGCCGCGTACGTGAAACGGGTGAATGCGCTGCTGGTGTAA
- a CDS encoding PAS domain-containing protein, with product MTAAEPHFLPDGTPAHTLLRECDWGTSSLGHPAGWPRPLRAAASLVLDSLAPTWLAWGPGLGMVYNAPYVGMLGNKHPWAMGAALEAVWSEVWPDVADLVARALSGEALHREDLPLVVNRRGHPEPAWFSFSYTPLRDDDGRVQGVLCTVAETTGKMLAQRGQADSESRLRALTLATANAVYRMNADWSRLLEVNGQGFVADTAEPMRSWVEQYVPAEDQPRVRAAIAQAMATRSLLELEHRVFRVDGSIGWTLSRAMPLLDARGEVVEWFGTATDLTARKAAEEALRESELQLRTLFETMDEGFCVIEFLDGPHGPLSDYVHVSANPAYLANAGIADVVGQRVRDMVPEEADAWVEIYRKVLVTGEPVRFERELVKTGRYLELSAFRVEPAERRQVAVLFQDVTQRHRAERALRDLNEALEQRVALEVAERLRTEEALRQAQKMEAVGQLTGGIAHDFNNMLAVVLGSLELLDRRFAAGEPRARRHIDAARGGARRAAQLTQRLLAFSRRQPLSPVPLDANQLVAGMSDMLRHALGGAVRLETVLAGGLWRIHADRNQLESVILNLAVNGRDAMGALADGGRLTIETANAHLDDRYAAEHLGVAPGQYVLIAVTDTGTGMPPEVIAKAFDPFFTTKEVGKGTGLGLSQVYGFIKQSGGHVKIYSEVGEGTTVKVYLPRMVNAIEEDAGPVAPPPLPLGDAQEVVLVVEDEAAVRQFSVEALRELGYRVLEADGAAAALKLIDAHPEIDLLFTDVVMPDVNGRKLAEEALRRRPGLKVLFTTGYTRNAVVHNGVLDAGVHLLGKPYTLEDLAQRVREALDASDAGIQPGGG from the coding sequence ATGACTGCTGCTGAGCCCCATTTCCTGCCCGACGGCACGCCGGCGCATACCCTGCTGCGCGAATGCGATTGGGGAACATCGTCGCTGGGACACCCGGCCGGATGGCCGCGGCCTCTGCGCGCGGCGGCCTCCCTGGTGCTGGATTCTCTGGCCCCGACGTGGCTCGCCTGGGGTCCGGGCCTGGGCATGGTGTACAACGCGCCGTACGTGGGCATGCTGGGCAACAAGCACCCCTGGGCCATGGGCGCCGCGCTGGAGGCGGTGTGGTCCGAGGTCTGGCCCGACGTGGCCGATCTGGTGGCCAGGGCCCTGTCGGGCGAGGCGCTGCACCGCGAGGACCTTCCGCTGGTCGTCAACCGCCGCGGCCACCCCGAGCCCGCCTGGTTCAGCTTCTCGTACACGCCCCTGCGCGACGACGACGGGCGCGTGCAGGGCGTGCTGTGCACCGTCGCGGAAACCACCGGCAAGATGCTCGCGCAACGCGGGCAGGCCGACAGCGAATCGCGCCTGCGGGCGCTGACGCTGGCGACGGCCAACGCGGTCTATCGCATGAACGCCGACTGGAGCCGGCTGCTGGAAGTCAACGGCCAGGGCTTCGTGGCCGACACCGCGGAACCCATGCGCTCCTGGGTGGAGCAATACGTGCCGGCGGAGGACCAGCCCCGGGTGCGCGCGGCCATCGCACAGGCCATGGCGACGCGCAGCCTGCTCGAGCTGGAGCACCGCGTGTTCCGCGTGGACGGCAGCATCGGCTGGACGCTGTCGCGCGCCATGCCCCTGCTCGATGCACGGGGCGAGGTGGTGGAATGGTTCGGCACCGCCACCGACCTCACGGCCCGCAAGGCCGCGGAAGAGGCGCTGCGCGAGAGCGAGCTGCAACTGCGCACGCTGTTCGAGACCATGGACGAGGGCTTTTGCGTGATCGAGTTCCTCGACGGCCCGCACGGCCCGCTGAGCGACTACGTGCACGTGTCCGCCAACCCGGCCTATCTTGCCAACGCCGGCATTGCCGACGTGGTGGGCCAGCGCGTGCGCGACATGGTGCCCGAGGAAGCCGACGCCTGGGTGGAGATCTACCGCAAGGTGCTGGTCACGGGCGAGCCGGTGCGCTTCGAGCGGGAGCTGGTCAAGACCGGCCGCTACCTGGAGCTGTCCGCCTTCCGCGTGGAGCCGGCCGAACGCCGCCAGGTGGCCGTGCTGTTCCAGGACGTGACGCAGCGCCACCGCGCCGAGCGCGCGCTGCGCGACCTGAACGAGGCCCTGGAGCAGCGCGTGGCGCTGGAGGTGGCCGAGCGCCTCAGGACGGAAGAGGCCCTGCGCCAGGCGCAGAAGATGGAGGCGGTGGGCCAGCTCACCGGCGGCATCGCGCACGACTTCAACAACATGCTGGCGGTGGTGCTGGGGTCGCTGGAACTGCTGGACCGCCGCTTCGCCGCGGGCGAGCCGCGCGCCAGGCGCCACATCGACGCAGCCCGTGGCGGTGCCCGGCGCGCGGCGCAGCTCACGCAGCGGTTGCTGGCCTTCTCGCGCCGGCAGCCGCTCAGCCCGGTGCCGCTGGACGCCAACCAGCTGGTCGCCGGCATGTCCGACATGCTGCGCCATGCGCTGGGCGGCGCGGTCCGGCTGGAGACGGTGCTCGCCGGCGGACTGTGGCGCATCCATGCCGACCGCAACCAGCTCGAGAGCGTGATCCTGAACCTCGCCGTCAACGGCCGCGACGCCATGGGCGCGCTGGCCGACGGCGGGCGGCTCACCATCGAAACCGCCAATGCCCACCTGGACGACCGCTACGCCGCGGAGCACCTGGGCGTGGCGCCCGGGCAGTACGTGCTGATCGCCGTGACCGACACCGGCACGGGCATGCCGCCGGAGGTGATCGCCAAGGCCTTCGACCCGTTCTTCACCACCAAGGAGGTGGGCAAGGGCACGGGCCTGGGGCTGAGCCAGGTGTACGGCTTCATCAAGCAGTCCGGCGGGCACGTGAAGATCTATTCCGAGGTCGGCGAAGGCACCACCGTCAAGGTGTACCTGCCGCGCATGGTGAATGCCATCGAAGAAGACGCCGGACCGGTCGCCCCGCCACCGCTGCCTCTGGGGGATGCGCAGGAAGTGGTGCTGGTGGTGGAGGACGAGGCCGCCGTGCGGCAGTTCTCCGTGGAGGCGCTGCGCGAACTCGGCTACCGCGTGCTGGAGGCCGACGGCGCAGCGGCGGCGCTGAAGCTGATCGACGCGCACCCGGAGATCGACCTGCTCTTCACCGACGTCGTCATGCCCGACGTGAACGGCCGCAAGCTGGCCGAGGAAGCGCTGCGCCGCCGCCCGGGGCTGAAGGTGCTGTTCACCACCGGCTACACGCGCAACGCCGTCGTGCACAACGGCGTGCTGGACGCGGGCGTGCACCTGCTCGGCAAGCCCTACACCCTGGAAGACCTGGCGCAGCGGGTGCGCGAGGCGCTGGATGCGTCCGACGCAGGCATCCAGCCCGGCGGCGGCTGA
- a CDS encoding putative bifunctional diguanylate cyclase/phosphodiesterase: MTWRAFGQSLMFRLAGVSLLLLLLVQAAGFLVVRASIERNARAQIAVGLDADERVWRRLIGQNAERLQQASALLAADYGFRSAVNSGDAETIASVLANHGGRIGAAVAALLDTEMQLVVSSASDASSDSRSVLLGVLPLLAQHPGRSQIAVVGGVPYQFVMVPMRAPLLIGWVLMGFPVGQALAAEMHQLQSIEVAIVVRGPDGQRSVPVTTLPEDDRQRLGGLAGDGEVETEAGPMLVRRVPLESANGETEVMLMRSLDGVLAPYRHLQVLLGAITLAGVALFAVGFALMARRVAAPLRAVTEATQRISRGNYAEPIEHTHRKDEIGRLARSFDRMRLGIAAQQDEIRQLADTDRLTGVPNRERFRRLLMEAMEHGGRSGEPLSVITLDLDRFQQVNDVLGYALGDRLLQAVVARIAAHLRTERELVARLGGNEFAVLLPGADEASARDTAQRITRAFESPLVFDDQMVDLSAGIGIACWPGPADDADTLLSHAEIAMYAAKRRLHGAQIYDPSMESSSAAALSLLSELRHAVEAGELRLFLQPKLRLDGQAGCGAEALVRWQHPVRGLVPPMQFIPFAEQTGFVRQLTLWIFEQAARYLARPQVRGLGLRISVNLSTRDLMDTDLSTRLGTLMARHGVEPGDFCLEITESAIMDDPGRAEAMLNRLSAQGFKLSIDDFGTGYSSLAYLKRLPVDELKIDKSFVMGMAADAGDAQIVRSTIDLAHNLGLSVVAEGVESAAILEQLRGLRCDEAQGYHIGRPMPADDFLAWHAAAAARK; encoded by the coding sequence GTGACCTGGCGCGCGTTCGGCCAGAGCCTGATGTTCCGGCTCGCCGGGGTGTCGCTGCTCCTGCTCCTGCTGGTGCAGGCGGCCGGCTTCCTGGTGGTACGCGCGTCCATCGAGCGCAATGCCCGGGCGCAGATCGCCGTGGGGCTGGATGCGGACGAGCGGGTCTGGCGGCGCCTGATCGGGCAGAACGCGGAGCGGCTGCAGCAGGCCTCGGCGCTGCTGGCGGCCGATTACGGCTTCCGTTCGGCCGTCAACTCCGGCGATGCCGAGACCATCGCGTCGGTGCTGGCCAACCACGGCGGTCGCATCGGTGCGGCGGTCGCGGCCCTGCTGGACACGGAAATGCAGCTGGTGGTGTCCTCCGCCTCGGACGCATCCAGTGATTCCCGCTCCGTGCTGCTCGGTGTGCTGCCCCTGCTGGCGCAGCACCCGGGCCGCAGCCAGATCGCGGTCGTCGGCGGCGTGCCTTACCAGTTCGTGATGGTCCCCATGCGCGCGCCCCTGCTGATTGGCTGGGTGCTGATGGGATTCCCGGTCGGGCAGGCGCTTGCCGCCGAAATGCACCAATTGCAGTCGATCGAGGTGGCCATCGTGGTGCGCGGCCCCGACGGCCAGCGGTCCGTGCCCGTGACCACCCTGCCGGAAGACGACCGGCAGCGGCTCGGCGGGCTGGCGGGCGACGGCGAAGTGGAAACGGAGGCTGGCCCGATGCTGGTCCGCCGGGTGCCCCTCGAGAGCGCCAACGGCGAGACCGAGGTCATGCTGATGCGCTCCCTGGACGGCGTGCTGGCGCCCTACCGCCACCTGCAGGTGCTGCTCGGCGCCATCACGCTGGCAGGCGTGGCGCTGTTCGCGGTCGGCTTCGCGCTCATGGCGCGGCGCGTGGCGGCTCCGCTGCGGGCGGTGACGGAGGCTACGCAGCGCATCTCGCGCGGCAACTATGCCGAGCCCATCGAGCACACGCACCGCAAGGACGAGATCGGCCGCCTGGCGCGCTCTTTCGACCGCATGCGGCTGGGCATCGCGGCGCAGCAGGACGAGATCCGCCAGCTCGCCGACACCGACCGGCTCACCGGCGTGCCGAACCGGGAGCGGTTCCGCCGGCTGCTGATGGAGGCCATGGAGCACGGAGGGCGTTCCGGGGAACCGCTGTCGGTGATCACCCTGGACCTCGACCGGTTCCAGCAGGTCAACGACGTGCTGGGCTACGCGCTCGGCGACCGGCTGCTGCAGGCGGTGGTCGCGCGCATCGCGGCCCACCTGCGCACGGAGCGGGAACTCGTGGCGCGGCTCGGGGGCAACGAGTTCGCCGTGCTGCTGCCGGGCGCCGACGAGGCATCTGCCCGGGATACGGCGCAGCGCATCACGCGGGCGTTCGAGTCGCCCCTGGTGTTCGACGACCAGATGGTGGACCTGAGCGCGGGCATCGGCATCGCCTGCTGGCCGGGGCCGGCGGATGACGCCGACACGCTGCTCAGCCACGCGGAAATCGCGATGTACGCGGCCAAGCGGCGCCTGCATGGCGCGCAGATCTACGACCCTTCGATGGAATCCTCCAGCGCGGCGGCGCTGTCGCTGCTGTCCGAGCTGCGCCATGCGGTGGAGGCCGGCGAGCTGCGGCTTTTCCTGCAGCCCAAGCTCCGGCTGGACGGCCAGGCCGGCTGCGGGGCCGAGGCGCTCGTGCGCTGGCAGCATCCCGTGCGCGGCCTCGTGCCGCCCATGCAGTTCATTCCCTTCGCCGAGCAGACCGGCTTCGTGCGGCAGCTCACGCTCTGGATCTTCGAGCAGGCCGCGCGCTACCTCGCGCGGCCGCAGGTGCGGGGCCTGGGCCTGCGCATCTCGGTGAACCTGTCCACGCGCGACCTCATGGACACGGACCTGAGCACCCGCCTGGGCACCCTCATGGCGCGGCACGGCGTGGAGCCGGGGGATTTCTGCCTGGAGATCACCGAAAGCGCCATCATGGACGACCCCGGCCGGGCCGAGGCCATGCTGAACCGGCTGTCCGCGCAGGGCTTCAAGCTGTCCATCGACGACTTCGGCACGGGCTACTCCTCGCTGGCCTACCTCAAGCGCCTGCCGGTGGATGAACTGAAGATCGACAAGTCCTTCGTCATGGGCATGGCAGCGGATGCCGGCGACGCGCAGATCGTGCGCTCCACCATCGACCTGGCGCACAACCTGGGGCTCTCCGTCGTGGCCGAGGGCGTGGAATCCGCCGCGATCCTGGAGCAGCTGCGCGGACTGCGCTGCGACGAAGCCCAGGGTTACCACATCGGCCGCCCGATGCCCGCGGACGACTTCCTCGCCTGGCACGCTGCCGCTGCCGCGCGAAAATAG
- a CDS encoding pseudouridine synthase, which translates to MSDSAPRRRLSLPPSGPRASQPDPAPRSAPPPAGGPRPAGRFTLRAPEAGAGEAPRAAAPRNAPAGRGAQAPSRPGPARAPAPMAAPTGAHRGDAPSGTSRLNKRMAELGLCSRREADDWIASGWVRVNGQVAAMGLQVAPTDRIEVDPAARGQQERQVTILLHKPMGYVSGQAEDGHTPAVALINPRTHWREDPSRQRFSPPQLRGLAPCGRLDIDSVGLLVLTQDGRVARHLIGEDSEVEKEYLVRVHYGDVATDVQSVFPAAQLARLCHGLSLDGQALKPAKVDWQNPEQLRFVLQEGKKRQIRRMCELVGLKVVGLKRIRIGRVVLGNLPVGQWRYLGPNERF; encoded by the coding sequence ATGTCCGATTCCGCCCCCCGCCGCCGCCTGTCGCTCCCGCCCAGCGGCCCGCGCGCCAGCCAGCCCGATCCCGCTCCCCGCTCCGCACCGCCCCCCGCGGGCGGCCCCCGGCCCGCAGGCCGCTTCACCCTGCGCGCCCCGGAGGCCGGCGCAGGCGAGGCGCCGCGCGCTGCCGCCCCGCGCAACGCTCCCGCAGGGCGAGGCGCGCAGGCGCCCTCGCGCCCCGGCCCCGCGCGCGCTCCCGCTCCCATGGCTGCGCCCACCGGGGCACACCGCGGCGACGCGCCATCCGGCACCTCGCGCCTGAACAAGCGCATGGCCGAGCTGGGCCTGTGCTCGCGCCGCGAGGCGGACGACTGGATCGCCAGCGGCTGGGTGCGCGTGAATGGCCAGGTGGCCGCCATGGGCCTGCAGGTGGCGCCCACGGACCGCATCGAGGTGGACCCCGCCGCCCGCGGCCAGCAGGAGCGGCAGGTCACCATCCTGCTGCACAAGCCCATGGGCTATGTCAGCGGGCAGGCCGAGGACGGCCACACGCCCGCCGTGGCGCTCATCAACCCGCGCACCCACTGGCGCGAGGACCCGAGCCGCCAGCGCTTCTCGCCCCCGCAGCTGCGCGGGCTCGCGCCCTGCGGCCGGCTGGACATCGATTCCGTCGGGCTCCTGGTGCTCACGCAGGATGGCCGCGTGGCGCGGCACCTGATCGGCGAGGATTCCGAAGTGGAGAAGGAATACCTCGTGCGCGTGCACTACGGCGACGTCGCGACGGACGTGCAGTCCGTCTTCCCGGCCGCGCAGCTGGCGCGCCTCTGCCACGGCCTGTCGCTGGACGGCCAGGCCCTCAAGCCGGCGAAGGTGGACTGGCAGAACCCGGAGCAGCTGCGCTTCGTGCTGCAGGAGGGCAAGAAGCGCCAGATCCGCCGCATGTGCGAACTGGTGGGACTGAAGGTGGTGGGCCTCAAGCGCATCCGCATCGGCCGCGTCGTGCTGGGCAACCTGCCTGTGGGGCAGTGGCGCTACCTGGGGCCAAACGAGCGGTTCTGA